Proteins from one Calditrichota bacterium genomic window:
- a CDS encoding TonB-dependent receptor yields the protein MLALLMSLALVLPRESVAQGHLYGVVTDSATAKPLVGANVFLVGTAFGSSTNLEGHFSISRVPPGQYTLRVSYIGYKTKNIPVQVRSGQSYRIDAALVVDVLEGQAIVVTAQAVGQAAAINRQLTANTIVNVVSEEKIQELPDANAAEAVGRLPGVSMRRSGGEANKIVLRGLSDKFSAFTVDGVRIAPTDPDARGVDLSTISQGSLAGIELYKAITAEQDADAIAGSVNFVTRRAPSPMVLRVDGRGSYNRLKNTSDQYDWVLRYGQRFFREVLGVQVSANVEKRDRSKENVSLDYELRGIASGTDYEITDFTLNYTDETRSRRGLSLLVDVDTPDRGSIRFNNIWNRTERKFIEYQRNYPTTGEELFYKARDREQEISTYTGSVTGDNHLFGFTANWGLSYANSKSQFPFDYEIDFTEPSTTDPQGNPLSHMRPVPTSILHGPPELIIPYALNNFRMAYLYTAYYRGEKNNDVERTAFLNISRGYSLGRLFSGEIKVGAKYRDRARDRARSEVFSPYYNEAFAEYVESGGAIVRKDFAGTRFANLEKTGNMILMTNFLDPVPLDRKLFGKYALYPLLNRDAVRLWWDLNRKGFQDPEGRNPEYERNLEPDALYYDITERISAAYVMNTLRVGQRVTLIAGARVEREDNDYLSRYSKGTLSGFPVPTGMIHDTTATHRETVWLPNFHMMVKPLPFANVRFAAYKALARPDFNYRLANVVTKARSTFFPGNNLTVGNAALKAAQAWNFEVNTSFFGNRIGLLSVSAFYKDVKDMFHYINGLPFVGQAALDSLGIRIKNPFGTNEFVLYYPYNSTKPTIVKGLEVEHQANLRFLPGLLSNIVLTYNFSVVRSETYIPTTRVETYEVVVPPLPFPVKKTRYILEERKQKLEGQPEFFGNFAIGYDIGGFSARLSVFHQGRYNRTFSSDGRSDVVQNAYTRWDLAVKQQITPNLALMFNVNNISNIHEGTSVLNRIQGWDLLSTDEIYGISADLGLRMSL from the coding sequence ATGCTGGCGTTGTTGATGTCCCTGGCTCTCGTTCTCCCGCGGGAGTCAGTGGCACAGGGGCATCTGTACGGTGTGGTCACGGACTCCGCTACCGCGAAGCCTCTGGTTGGCGCAAATGTATTCCTTGTTGGTACGGCGTTCGGCAGCTCGACCAATTTGGAGGGGCACTTCAGCATCAGCCGCGTGCCTCCGGGTCAATACACTCTGCGGGTCTCCTACATCGGCTACAAGACAAAGAACATCCCCGTGCAGGTTCGGTCGGGGCAGAGCTATCGGATCGATGCCGCGCTGGTGGTCGATGTGCTGGAAGGCCAGGCGATTGTGGTCACAGCGCAAGCCGTGGGCCAGGCCGCCGCCATCAACAGGCAGCTCACTGCCAACACCATTGTCAACGTAGTTTCTGAGGAGAAAATCCAGGAGCTCCCCGATGCGAACGCTGCCGAGGCGGTGGGAAGACTTCCTGGCGTGTCCATGCGGCGTTCGGGTGGCGAAGCAAACAAAATTGTCCTGCGCGGGCTAAGTGACAAGTTCTCGGCGTTTACCGTTGACGGTGTCAGAATCGCCCCCACCGATCCAGATGCGCGCGGAGTCGATCTCAGCACGATTTCCCAGGGCTCACTGGCCGGCATTGAACTCTACAAGGCAATAACCGCAGAGCAGGACGCAGACGCCATCGCCGGCAGTGTCAACTTTGTGACGCGCAGGGCGCCGTCCCCGATGGTTCTCCGAGTGGACGGACGAGGTTCGTACAATCGCCTCAAGAACACTTCCGACCAATACGACTGGGTCCTTCGGTATGGGCAGCGGTTCTTCCGCGAAGTACTGGGCGTGCAGGTGTCGGCGAATGTGGAGAAGAGAGATCGCAGCAAAGAGAACGTCAGCCTGGACTATGAACTCCGGGGCATCGCCAGCGGCACTGACTATGAGATCACCGATTTTACCCTCAATTACACCGACGAAACGCGCTCGCGTCGTGGCCTCAGTCTGCTGGTGGACGTGGACACACCCGACCGTGGCTCGATCCGGTTCAATAACATCTGGAACCGCACAGAGAGGAAGTTTATCGAATACCAGCGCAATTACCCCACTACGGGGGAGGAGCTGTTTTACAAGGCACGTGACCGTGAGCAAGAGATTAGCACCTACACTGGTTCGGTGACCGGCGACAATCACCTCTTTGGCTTCACTGCGAATTGGGGGCTGTCCTATGCCAATTCAAAGTCGCAGTTTCCCTTCGACTATGAGATTGATTTCACTGAGCCTTCCACGACGGACCCCCAGGGAAATCCGCTGTCGCACATGCGACCTGTGCCCACTTCCATTCTCCACGGACCGCCGGAACTCATTATCCCGTACGCCTTGAATAACTTCAGAATGGCCTACCTCTACACTGCCTACTATCGCGGCGAGAAGAACAACGACGTGGAGCGGACTGCATTCCTGAATATCTCGCGCGGCTACAGCCTCGGCCGGCTTTTTTCTGGGGAGATCAAGGTAGGAGCAAAGTATCGGGACCGGGCACGAGACAGAGCGCGTTCTGAGGTCTTCTCGCCCTACTACAACGAGGCTTTCGCGGAGTACGTCGAGTCGGGGGGTGCCATCGTGAGGAAGGACTTTGCGGGTACCCGCTTCGCGAACCTAGAGAAGACCGGCAACATGATTCTCATGACCAACTTCCTTGATCCAGTGCCGCTGGACAGGAAGTTGTTTGGCAAGTACGCGCTCTATCCGTTGCTCAATCGCGATGCAGTCCGCCTGTGGTGGGACCTCAATCGCAAGGGCTTCCAGGATCCGGAGGGAAGGAATCCCGAGTACGAACGCAACTTGGAGCCGGATGCGCTTTACTATGACATCACTGAACGCATCTCGGCCGCCTACGTGATGAACACGCTTCGCGTCGGGCAAAGGGTGACGCTCATTGCCGGTGCGCGGGTGGAGCGCGAGGACAATGACTACCTCTCCCGCTATTCCAAAGGAACACTGAGCGGCTTCCCCGTGCCAACCGGGATGATCCACGACACCACCGCAACCCACCGGGAGACGGTCTGGCTCCCGAATTTCCACATGATGGTGAAACCACTTCCCTTTGCCAACGTCCGCTTTGCCGCCTACAAGGCCCTCGCGCGTCCGGACTTTAACTACCGGCTGGCCAATGTAGTGACCAAGGCGCGGAGCACGTTCTTTCCGGGAAACAATCTTACTGTGGGCAATGCTGCCCTCAAGGCAGCGCAAGCCTGGAATTTTGAGGTGAACACGTCCTTTTTCGGCAACAGGATTGGTTTGCTTTCGGTGTCGGCCTTCTACAAAGACGTCAAGGACATGTTCCACTACATCAACGGACTGCCGTTCGTGGGGCAAGCCGCACTCGATAGTCTGGGCATTCGCATCAAGAATCCGTTTGGCACCAATGAGTTTGTGCTCTACTACCCTTACAACTCCACGAAGCCGACCATCGTCAAGGGTCTGGAGGTGGAACACCAAGCCAACCTTCGTTTCTTGCCAGGGCTGCTCAGCAACATCGTTCTGACCTACAACTTTTCCGTGGTACGTTCGGAGACGTACATTCCCACTACGCGCGTCGAAACGTACGAAGTTGTCGTTCCGCCATTGCCATTTCCCGTCAAGAAGACGCGGTATATTCTGGAGGAGCGCAAACAGAAGCTTGAAGGCCAACCAGAATTCTTTGGGAATTTCGCCATCGGCTACGACATAGGCGGATTCTCAGCGCGGCTTTCCGTATTCCACCAGGGGCGATACAATCGTACGTTCTCCTCGGATGGCCGGAGCGACGTCGTGCAAAACGCTTACACCCGCTGGGATCTGGCTGTGAAGCAGCAAATTACTCCCAATCTGGCACTGATGTTCAACGTCAACAACATTTCCAATATCCACGAGGGGAC